In Paenibacillus durus, the DNA window GCGACGGCAACGCTCGGCGTGGCGGTGACCGAGGGCGGCAGGGTGCTGCATGAAATTAATGCGTCGGGAGAGCGCAACCATTCCGTGCATCTTCTGCCGATGATCGGCGAGGCGCTGCGGGCTTCGGGTGGAAGCGAAATGCTGGACGGCATTTCCGTCGGCGTAGGGCCGGGTTCCTACACGGGAACCCGGATTGCCATCACGGCGGCCAAGTCGCTGGCGTGGGGCTGGAAGCTGCCCGTCGCCGGCGTGTCCACGCTGCAGGCGCTGGCCTGGGGCGGCTGGAGCGCCGGCGCGGGAAGCCCGGACGAAGCCGCCGCCGGGAATGAACGGTCCGCTGACGGCTTCGGACCGGACTGGATTATTCCGCTGCTTGATGCGCGGCGCGGCCAGGCGTATACGGCTCTGTTCGCCGCAGGCGGCGGGAGTGCGCCGCAGCGTCTTGCGCCGGACCGGATACGCCTCATGGCGGATTGGGTGCAGTCCCTTACGGAGCGTCTGAAGAAAGCGAAGGCGCTAGGGGAGAGCCCGCGACGGCTCTGGTTTGTCGGCGAGACGGCGCTTCATGGAAGCGAAGAATCACTGAAGCCGCTGGAGGGCGCTTCCGAGCTGCGCGTTTTGCCTTATGAACTGGAAGGCCGCTGGGTCGGATTTCTTGGAGAAGCGCGGCATGCGTCCGGAGATATCGACGATATACACGGCTTGGTTCCCAATTATACACAGCTTGCGGAAGCGGAAGCGAATCTGCTCAAAGCCGGCAAAGGAGGCATGAAATCGAGATGACGGAAGCTGAACCGGCAAAAGGGCGGGAAGAAGAAGCTCTTGGCTTTCGGTTGATGAAAGTGGAAGATATCCCCGATATTCTCGTGATCGAACATGAAGCCTTCACGATGCCCTGGACAGGAGAGGCCTTCCGCAATGAGCTTACGCATAATCATTTTGCCAGGTACATGGTTATGGAGTTTGATGGCCGCATCATCGGCTACGCGGGAATGTGGGCGATTGTAGACGAGGCGCATGTGACGAATATTGCGCTGCTTGAGGCGTACCGGGGGCGGAAATGGGGCGAAAGGCTGCTGGATGAGCTGATGAAGACCGCCGCCTATCTCGGGATGAAATCGATCACACTGGAAGTGCGGGTATCCAACGAAGTCGCTCAAAATTTATACCGCAAAAAGGGCTTCCGGCCTGCCGGCCTGCGCAAGGGATATTATTCCGACAACCGCGAGGATGCGCTGATTATGTGGGCGGAACTGCCGTCTTACCTGGATTACGGGGTTATGGAAGGAAGAGTGGGACTGGAATGAAGGACGAAACGGGCGCTCTAAAGCCTGTCTATATATTGGCAATCGAGACAAGCTGCGACGAGACGTCGGCGGCTGTCGTAAAAGACGGATATGAGGTGCTGTCGAACATCATCTCCAGCCAGATCGAAACCCACCGCGCTTTCGGCGGTGTGGTGCCTGAAGTGGCCTCCCGCAAGCATGTGGAGGTCATTACGCTTATCGTTGAAGAAGCGCTTGCCCGGGCGGAGGTCACTCCGGATATGCTGGACGCAGTCGCGGTAACGCAGGGACCGGGGCTGGTCGGAGCTCTGCTGGTCGGCGTTGTGGCCGCCAAAGCCCTGGCGCTGGCCTGGAACAAGCCGCTGATCGGGACGCATCATATCGCCGGACATATCTATGCGAGCCGGCTGGTGAAAGAGCTGAAGTATCCATGTCTGGCGCTCGTAGCTTCCGGGGGACATACGGAGCTGGTCAGTCTGGAAGCGGAAGGGCGCTTCCGGATTATCGGGCGCACGCGGGACGACGCGGTCGGCGAAGCCTACGACAAGGTAGCCCGGGCGCTCGGTTTCCCATATCCCGGGGGGCCGCATGTGGACAAGCTGGCGCATGAAGCGGCGGAAGCGGCGGCGCTGCCGAGGGTGTGGCTGGAGCCGGATTCCTATGATTTCAGCCTGAGCGGCCTGAAGTCGGCGGTGCTGAATCTGGTGAACCAGAGCCGGATGAAAGGGCTGGAGCCCGATGTGGCGGCTATCGCCCGCGGATTTCAGGAATCGGTCGTCGAGGTGCTGGTGGAAAAAGCCGTCCGCGCCGTCCGCGCCACGGATGCGAGGCAGCTTCTGCTGTGCGGCGGCGTGGCCGCGAACCGGGGGCTGCGCGAGGCGCTTGCTGCCCGTTGTGAAAGTGAAGGCATTGAGCTGATCATTCCTCCGGCCGTGTACTGCACAGATAACGCCGCGATGATCGGCGCAGCCGCCTATGTGAAATGGAGAAGCGACGGCGGAACGCCGCTGGACATGGTAGCCGATCCCGGCTTTTCCCTGGAAGATTGGTCGGTTAAGGGCTATTGACAGCAAGGAATATTCGCGCGTATAATCGTGACAATCATAATGATAAACGTGATGATCGGAAGCAGTAAGGTTATTCCGGGGTAAAGAGAGCTGCGGGTCGGTGCGACGCAGCCGAAGGAATCCTGAACTCGTCCGGGAGCGGAACGGTGGAAAGAGATGCATGTCAAGCTATGGAGCACATGCGTCAACCGGCAGTGCACGGCTGGTGACAAGTACACCGTTACGGATCGTCCCCGTGAAAGGACGGTCATTCGGACAGGGAAGAAGCCTTTATTCTTTACCGGACCGCATGACAGCAGAGTGGATATGTCGAAGAGGCCGCCTATGCGCCGGAACGATATATCAACAAGAGTGGTACCGCGAAGGCACAGCCTGTCGTCTCTTGATGAGACGGCGGGCTTTTTTTGTTAACAAGAAAGACAGGATAACGCGATGAACGGGAGCAGTAGAAGAGAAGGATGGCAAGGCAGAGAGCTGCGGGTCGGTGCGACGCAGCGGTCATCCCCCTTTGAATCTCGCCCGGGAGCGGAAGCGGCGAAAGACCGCGGCTTGCAGCCGCGCTGAATTTGGAACCCGGGAACGGCCGATCCGGTATCCAGGCAGCGCGCCAAGCGGCGAGGTACGCGGCTTACGGATCGTCCCCGTTACCGGACATTCCCCGCAGGGGCGCTTCGTATAATGGAGCGGCGCTATGGGGAAGATGAGCTGGACGCTGCCGAGGGAAAGATACCTCGCTAAGGGTGCGTCAAGAAGAGTGGTACCGCGGAGGGGAAGCCCGCCGTCTCTTTGAAGGAGACGGCGGGTTTTTGCGTTCTTCGAAAGATGTAGACAACACCCAAACCTATAAATCGGGAGGAATTTTAAAATGACAATGCATCCTAGCAGGAAGGTAAATATTTTTGATACAACGCTCAGAGACGGGGAACAGGCGCCGGGAGCAAGCCTGACGCCGGAGCAGAAAATCGTGCTCGCAGGCAAGCTTGCCGAGCTTGGGGTGGATGTGCTGGAGCCGGGATTCCCGGTCGCAAGCCCCGGAGACTTTGCGGCGGTCCAGACGATTTCCCGCCAAATCCGGAACGTGGAAATCTGCGGCTTCGCCAGGGCTGTCAGAGGCGATATTGACGCGGCGGTTCAGGCGACCCAGGACGCCGAGCTCCGGCGCATCCATTTGTTTATTTCCTCATCCGATATTCATCTGCGCCATCAGCTGCGCAAGAGCCGGGCCGAGGTAGTGGCTGCTGCCCGTGCAATGACCGCTTATGCCCGTCAATTCTGCGATACGGTGGAGTTTACGGCAATGGACGCCGCGCGTACGGGCATCGACGATCTGATTGAAATGGTTGAGGCGGTCATTGAGGAGGGGGCGACGATCATCAATCTGCCGGATACGGTCGGCTACGCTCTGCCTCATGAATACGGCGAGATGTTCCGGCGGGTGCGGCAGGGCGCAAGGGGCGGCGACAAGGTCAGCTACAGCGCCCACTGTCATAACGATCTTGGCCTTGCCGTCGCTAACAGCCTTGCCGCAATCGCCGGCGGCGCGACGCAGATCGAAGTGACCGTTAATGGGATCGGCGAGCGGACGGGCAACTGCGCTTTGGAGGAACTGGCGATGGCGCTGGAAACCCGGGGAGATGCGCTGAATGCCAAGACCGGTCTGGCTCTGAACAAGCTGTATGAGACGTCGCGCCTGGTTAGCGAGATGATGCATTTTCCGCTCGCCTACAACAAGCCGGTCATGGGCCGGAACGCCTTCCAGCATGAATCGGGCATCCATCAGGACGGACTGCTCAAAGACCGCAGCACCTATGAAATCATGGACCCGGAGCGCCTTGGCATCCCGCGCAGCATGATTATCCTGGGCAAGCATTCCGGCCGGCACGCGCTGAAGGACCGGGCCGCACAATATGGCATCACCCTGCAGCCTGCCGAGCTGGAGGAGCTGTACGAATCTTTCAAGACGCTGGCCGACCGTCAGAAAGCCGTCAGCGACGATGAGCTGCTGCAGATGATAAAGCAATCGCCTAGCCGCCAGGCATAAGGTATAAGCTGGGAGATCTTCATGTCCCGGCCTGCCGCAGCGCCGAGCCGCTAACATCCGCAGTTTAACCGACGGAGATTCACAATAAGCCGTTACAAGAAACCGGAAGCGCATCTTTCCCGCCGCTTAAAGCATGCGGGAAAATGCGTTTTTTTGCAGGCAACGCATAGAGAGACATTTTTTGTCAAGCTGTGGACAAGGTTATCCACATATTCTGTCCGATCTGTGTAAAAATCGTGTAAAAGCAGCATTTAAGCCTGTTTATTTAATGCCCGGAACAGGGGGTAAGTTTTTCACAGGCGGATGTAAAATATGTGGATAATGTGGATAATCTCGTGGATAAAAAAGGCTTGACACAACAAACGGCGGTTTGACGCGCAAAAAAAGACCCCTAGGGTCTTTTTTTAATAACAGTTATACACGAAATCTGGGGACAACCTTGTGGATAATAGAGTGTGACCAAATCCTAAAATGTTAAAAGAATGTTAGACTTCTTTCTTCCATTATTCGTCAGCAAGAACTTCCCATTCGCTAAAAAATCCGGCAAGCGCCTGTTTCTTTTCGTTTAAGTCCCGCTCATGCTCCTGAAGCACCATGTAGTCCTGATAGACCTCCGGCTTCGTCATTTCCGTTTCGATTACCGCGATCTCTTCCTCCAGTCCGGCAATGGCGTCTTCCAGTTCGGCCAGCCGCCGCTGGCGGCTGCGTTCCTCGCGCTTGGCCTGTTTATCGGCTTCGTACGAAGAGGCGCCTCCTTTTTCAGGAGCGGATAATTCCCTATCAAGGCTGGCCGGAGGAGAAGCGGGAGTGCCCCCCGCAGCTTCGCTTGCCAGATCCTCCAGTTCTCCTTTTTTTGCGATATAGTCGTCGTAATTTCCGAGATACTGGTCAATTCCGTCCGGATGAAGCTCCAGCACGCGCTCCGCCATCTTGTTCAGAAAATAACGGTCATGGGAGATGAAGAGCAGCGTGCCTTCAAAATCAATCAGCGCCGATTCGAGCACTTCTCGGCTGACCAGATCAAGATGGTTGGTTGGTTCGTCGAGGATAAGCATATTCGCTCCCCGCAGCATCAGCTTGGAGAGCGATACACGTGCTTTCTCGCCGCCGCTGAGCGCGGAGATTTTCTTCTGCACGTCCTCGCCGCTGAACAGAAAGTTGCCGAGAATCGTCCGGATTCGCGCCTCCTCCAGCATCGGATATTCGCTCCACAGCTCCTCCAGCACAGTGTTCTGCGGATTCAGCCGGGTCTGCTCCTGATCGTAGTAGCCGATTTTGACCTTGGTACCCCAGTTTACGCTCCCTGCGGAGGGCTCCCGGGTGCCGGTCAGGCACTGCAGCAGCGTCGACTTGCCGATGCCGTTAGGGCCGATTAGGGCGGCCGTATCTCCTCGGCGCAGCTCGAAGGACGCATTTTTGAACAAAGGCGCCCCCTCGCCGAAGGCCACAGCGACTTCCCTGACCTGAAGCACTTCCCTGCCGGAATGAAAATCCGGCTCAAAGGAAAAGTTCGCTTTTTTCAGCTCGCCGAGCGGCCGGTCAATCCGGTCCATCTTTTCCAGCGCCTTGCGCCGGCTCTGCGCCCGCTTGGTAGTGGAGGCCCGCACGATATTGCGCTGCACGAACTCCTCCATTTTGGCGATTTCGCCCTGCTGCTTCTCGTACTGCTTGAGTCTGCTCTCGAACTCGGCGGCCTTGAGATCCACGTAGCGGCTGTAATTCCCTGTGTACCGGTGCGATTGATGCCGCTCGATTTCCACAATGGTCGTGACCAGTCTGTCAAGGAAGTAACGGTCATGGGATACGACCAGTATGCCTCCCGAATATCCCCGCAAATAATCCTCCAGCCAGGTCAGCGTCTCAATGTCCAGATGGTTGGTCGGTTCGTCCAGCATCAGAAGATCCGGGGCCTGAAGCAGAATGCGGGCAAGAGCCAGGCGGGTCTTCTGCCCGCCGCTGAGCGTTGCGATCGGTGTATCCGGAGGAAAATCTCCGAATCCCATGCCGTGCAGAACGCTGCGTATCCGCGTGTTCATTTCATATCCGCCCCGGTCTTTGAACCAGTCCGAACGCAGGGAGTAGCGCTCCAGCAGCTCACCGTAACGCTTCTCGTCCTCCGCAGCGGCCGGATCGGCGATCTGCTGCTCCAACTGCCGAAGTTCCGCTTCGGCTTCGATGAGCGAAGCAAATACGGACAGCATTTCCTCGTGAATAGTCCGCTCCGATTGCAGCCCGCTGTTCTGGGCCAGATACCCCACCGTCGTTTCCTTGGATTTATGAATATGACCGCCGTCATGGGACAGTTCCCCGGCCAGTATTTTCAGCAGGGTAGACTTCCCGGCTCCGTTGACGCCGACGAGTCCGACCCGTTCCCGCTCGTTTACCTGCAGGTTAATGCCTTCGAGCACGGGCTGGATGCCGTATAATTTCGTAATACCTGTCGCTTGAAGAAGCATGTTGATGAATCCTCCACCCTATAAGTCACCAGCGGCGTTGGCTCAGTGCCGCTTATTGGACCTTTATTCCTAAATATAGTTTACATGAAAAGACTTTTTTGCGCGAGGTCGAAGGGTTCCGGGGTTATCTTGGCGAAATTAAAGTAAGAGTGGTAAACTGAAGATAATGAATTACCCTGCAATGTTAGACATTTATTCCGCTGCTTGCCGCGTAAGGCACGGGCTTTCGGCGGAAATTTATATATCTTGGTTAGCCAAGGATTAGAGTAAGACTTATAAAGGAGGCAAAAGAGTGACAGACGGGGATTTGCAGCTTGCCGCCTGCAAGCGTGAGCTGCGCAGCCGCGCTGCCGCTATCCGCGATGGAATACATCCGCTGCGGAGAGGGGAGTGGTCCTCACTCGCGTGCCGACATGCATGGAAGTGGCTGGAGGAAACCGGTGCAAAATCGCTTATGTTCTACGTTCCGTTCCGCTCCGAGCTGGATACGCGCCCTCTGATCGAGTGGTGCTGGGCGGAAGGGCGTAAGGTAATTCTTCCCCGTGTCCATGCCGATTCCGGAGAGCTGTCGCTGCACAGGGTGGAGTCATGGAACGAGCTGGCTCAGGGAGCGTATGGCATTCCCGAGCCCGCGGAGACTTCCCTGGCGATTGGGGAAGAAGACGGCCCGTCGGTGGTCTTTGTCCCGGGCCTGGCTTTCGATCCCAGGGGAGGAAGGCTGGGTTACGGCCGGGGGTATTATGACCGGCTGTGGGACCGGTTCGAACGAGCCTCCGCTTCAGGAACGAGGGAGAACACCGTCTGGGTCGGCCTCGCATACGGCGCGCAGGTGCTGCCTGTGGTGCCTATGGATGTTCATGACGCTTACATGGACATGCTGATTACCGAGCAAGGAATGCTGCACTGCCGAAAGAAAGGGGATTGACAAAGATGGAGCTGACTCATTTCAACGGGCAGGGAAGAGCCCGCATGGTCGATGTAAGCGAT includes these proteins:
- the tsaB gene encoding tRNA (adenosine(37)-N6)-threonylcarbamoyltransferase complex dimerization subunit type 1 TsaB; its protein translation is MTNVIEQPRKRFLALDTATATLGVAVTEGGRVLHEINASGERNHSVHLLPMIGEALRASGGSEMLDGISVGVGPGSYTGTRIAITAAKSLAWGWKLPVAGVSTLQALAWGGWSAGAGSPDEAAAGNERSADGFGPDWIIPLLDARRGQAYTALFAAGGGSAPQRLAPDRIRLMADWVQSLTERLKKAKALGESPRRLWFVGETALHGSEESLKPLEGASELRVLPYELEGRWVGFLGEARHASGDIDDIHGLVPNYTQLAEAEANLLKAGKGGMKSR
- the rimI gene encoding ribosomal protein S18-alanine N-acetyltransferase, whose protein sequence is MTEAEPAKGREEEALGFRLMKVEDIPDILVIEHEAFTMPWTGEAFRNELTHNHFARYMVMEFDGRIIGYAGMWAIVDEAHVTNIALLEAYRGRKWGERLLDELMKTAAYLGMKSITLEVRVSNEVAQNLYRKKGFRPAGLRKGYYSDNREDALIMWAELPSYLDYGVMEGRVGLE
- the tsaD gene encoding tRNA (adenosine(37)-N6)-threonylcarbamoyltransferase complex transferase subunit TsaD, which translates into the protein MKDETGALKPVYILAIETSCDETSAAVVKDGYEVLSNIISSQIETHRAFGGVVPEVASRKHVEVITLIVEEALARAEVTPDMLDAVAVTQGPGLVGALLVGVVAAKALALAWNKPLIGTHHIAGHIYASRLVKELKYPCLALVASGGHTELVSLEAEGRFRIIGRTRDDAVGEAYDKVARALGFPYPGGPHVDKLAHEAAEAAALPRVWLEPDSYDFSLSGLKSAVLNLVNQSRMKGLEPDVAAIARGFQESVVEVLVEKAVRAVRATDARQLLLCGGVAANRGLREALAARCESEGIELIIPPAVYCTDNAAMIGAAAYVKWRSDGGTPLDMVADPGFSLEDWSVKGY
- a CDS encoding ABC-F family ATP-binding cassette domain-containing protein — its product is MLLQATGITKLYGIQPVLEGINLQVNERERVGLVGVNGAGKSTLLKILAGELSHDGGHIHKSKETTVGYLAQNSGLQSERTIHEEMLSVFASLIEAEAELRQLEQQIADPAAAEDEKRYGELLERYSLRSDWFKDRGGYEMNTRIRSVLHGMGFGDFPPDTPIATLSGGQKTRLALARILLQAPDLLMLDEPTNHLDIETLTWLEDYLRGYSGGILVVSHDRYFLDRLVTTIVEIERHQSHRYTGNYSRYVDLKAAEFESRLKQYEKQQGEIAKMEEFVQRNIVRASTTKRAQSRRKALEKMDRIDRPLGELKKANFSFEPDFHSGREVLQVREVAVAFGEGAPLFKNASFELRRGDTAALIGPNGIGKSTLLQCLTGTREPSAGSVNWGTKVKIGYYDQEQTRLNPQNTVLEELWSEYPMLEEARIRTILGNFLFSGEDVQKKISALSGGEKARVSLSKLMLRGANMLILDEPTNHLDLVSREVLESALIDFEGTLLFISHDRYFLNKMAERVLELHPDGIDQYLGNYDDYIAKKGELEDLASEAAGGTPASPPASLDRELSAPEKGGASSYEADKQAKREERSRQRRLAELEDAIAGLEEEIAVIETEMTKPEVYQDYMVLQEHERDLNEKKQALAGFFSEWEVLADE
- a CDS encoding 5-formyltetrahydrofolate cyclo-ligase encodes the protein MTDGDLQLAACKRELRSRAAAIRDGIHPLRRGEWSSLACRHAWKWLEETGAKSLMFYVPFRSELDTRPLIEWCWAEGRKVILPRVHADSGELSLHRVESWNELAQGAYGIPEPAETSLAIGEEDGPSVVFVPGLAFDPRGGRLGYGRGYYDRLWDRFERASASGTRENTVWVGLAYGAQVLPVVPMDVHDAYMDMLITEQGMLHCRKKGD